A genomic stretch from Numida meleagris isolate 19003 breed g44 Domestic line chromosome 2, NumMel1.0, whole genome shotgun sequence includes:
- the LOC110393183 gene encoding ras-related protein Rab-10-like isoform X2, with protein sequence MPVPGQGAEGRPALLLKVVMAGESCVGKTSIVRRYTEPSAAATFSSSSYLATIGIDFKVKCITLNGTRVKLQIWDTAGQERFHTLSTSYFRGAQGFVLVYDITNLDSFQGVTSWMKDIHELAWEHGIPFFETSAKDNVNIEDAFSVLTKEILEKKSWVLYDLDVVDLNESKKRTCCAF encoded by the exons ATGCCGGTGCCGGGACAGGGAGCCGAGGGGCGGCcggctctgctgctgaaagtcGTGATGGCCGGGGAGTCCTGCGTGGGGAAAACCTCCATCGTGCGGAGGTACACGGAGCCCAGCGCGGCTGccaccttctcctcctcctcctacCTGGCCACGATCG gCATTGATTTTAAAGTTAAGTGTATAACGCTTAATGGTACAAGAGTGAAACTTCAAATATG GGATACTGCTGGCCAGGAACGATTCCACACACTCAGTACAAGCTATTTTCGTGGAGCCCAAGGCTTTGTTCTTGTATATGATATCACAAATCTGGACAGTTTTCAAGGTGTAACAAGCTGGATGAAAGACATACATGAG cttgcttgGGAACATGGGATACCCTTTTTTGAAACCAGTGCCAAAGATAACGTGAACATTGAGGATGCCTTTTCAGTCTTGACTAAGGAAATACTGGAAAAG aagtCCTGGGTATTATATGACTTAGATGTTGTGGATCTAAATGAAAGTAAGAAGAGAACCTGCTGTGCATTCTGA
- the LOC110393183 gene encoding ras-related protein Rab-10-like isoform X1 codes for MPVPGQGAEGRPALLLKVVMAGESCVGKTSIVRRYTEPSAAATFSSSSYLATIGIDFKVKCITLNGTRVKLQIWDTAGQERFHTLSTSYFRGAQGFVLVYDITNLDSFQGVTSWMKDIHEKAGDEVDIILLGNKCDKESERVVPKHKGEKLAWEHGIPFFETSAKDNVNIEDAFSVLTKEILEKKSWVLYDLDVVDLNESKKRTCCAF; via the exons ATGCCGGTGCCGGGACAGGGAGCCGAGGGGCGGCcggctctgctgctgaaagtcGTGATGGCCGGGGAGTCCTGCGTGGGGAAAACCTCCATCGTGCGGAGGTACACGGAGCCCAGCGCGGCTGccaccttctcctcctcctcctacCTGGCCACGATCG gCATTGATTTTAAAGTTAAGTGTATAACGCTTAATGGTACAAGAGTGAAACTTCAAATATG GGATACTGCTGGCCAGGAACGATTCCACACACTCAGTACAAGCTATTTTCGTGGAGCCCAAGGCTTTGTTCTTGTATATGATATCACAAATCTGGACAGTTTTCAAGGTGTAACAAGCTGGATGAAAGACATACATGAG AAAGCAGGTGATGAAGTGGACATAATACTGCTGGGCAACAAGTGTGATAAGGAGTCAGAACGCGTAGTTCCAAAACATAAAGGAGAAAAG cttgcttgGGAACATGGGATACCCTTTTTTGAAACCAGTGCCAAAGATAACGTGAACATTGAGGATGCCTTTTCAGTCTTGACTAAGGAAATACTGGAAAAG aagtCCTGGGTATTATATGACTTAGATGTTGTGGATCTAAATGAAAGTAAGAAGAGAACCTGCTGTGCATTCTGA
- the LOC110393183 gene encoding ras-related protein Rab-10-like isoform X3 yields MPVPGQGAEGRPALLLKVVMAGESCVGKTSIVRRYTEPSAAATFSSSSYLATIGIDFKVKCITLNGTRVKLQIWDTAGQERFHTLSTSYFRGAQGFVLVYDITNLDSFQGVTSWMKDIHEKAGDEVDIILLGNKCDKESERVVPKHKGEKPNHIELSWQLAHRDLNYL; encoded by the exons ATGCCGGTGCCGGGACAGGGAGCCGAGGGGCGGCcggctctgctgctgaaagtcGTGATGGCCGGGGAGTCCTGCGTGGGGAAAACCTCCATCGTGCGGAGGTACACGGAGCCCAGCGCGGCTGccaccttctcctcctcctcctacCTGGCCACGATCG gCATTGATTTTAAAGTTAAGTGTATAACGCTTAATGGTACAAGAGTGAAACTTCAAATATG GGATACTGCTGGCCAGGAACGATTCCACACACTCAGTACAAGCTATTTTCGTGGAGCCCAAGGCTTTGTTCTTGTATATGATATCACAAATCTGGACAGTTTTCAAGGTGTAACAAGCTGGATGAAAGACATACATGAG AAAGCAGGTGATGAAGTGGACATAATACTGCTGGGCAACAAGTGTGATAAGGAGTCAGAACGCGTAGTTCCAAAACATAAAGGAGAAAAG cCTAACCATATAGAACTATCATGGCAGCTTGCACACCGTGATCTTAATTATCTATAA